Proteins found in one Loxodonta africana isolate mLoxAfr1 chromosome 21, mLoxAfr1.hap2, whole genome shotgun sequence genomic segment:
- the LOC100675924 gene encoding bromodomain-containing protein 7-like isoform X3, whose translation MERETFYHLRSRLLPCKTGNDHWKTSVWSEYFAGFKEDKRNTVTPVFNFLSTVLYLNYGPYSSYAPHYDSTFANISKDDSDLIYSTYGEDCDLLSGFGIHEFLAACQDYPYVMEDSLLDALTKGGHSRTLQELEMSSPEDEGQTRTFDTTNDMEQVTETELAGHLDYSNQDRLIALKAVTNFGTPVDVFYSEEAEAFQRKLDETTKLLRELQEAQNERLSTRPPPNMICLLGPSYREMHLAEQMTNNLKELA comes from the exons ATCCAGGTTACTGCCCTGTAAAACTGGGAACGACCACTGGAAGACTTCAGTCTGGAGTGAATACTTTGCAGGGTTCAAAGAGGATAAAAGGAATACAGTAACTCCAG tatttaattttttatcaaCAGTGTTATACTTAAATTATGGACCCTATAGTTCTTACGCCCCACATTATGACTCCACATTTGCAAATATCAGCAAGGATGATTCTGATTTAATCTACTCAACCTATGGTGAAGACTGTGATCTTCTGAGTGGTTTTGG CATCCATGAGTTTTTGGCTGCCTGTCAAGATTATCCATATGTTATGGAAGATAGTTTATTGGATGCTTTAACAAAAGGAGGGCATTCTAGAACCCTTCAAGAGTTGGAGATG TCATCACCTGAAGATGAAGGACAGACCAGGACATTTGACACAACAAATGACATGGAG caggttACAGAAACAGAGCTGGCAGGGCATTTGGACTACAGTAACCAGGACAGGCTCATAGCACTGAAAGCAGTCACAAACTTTGGCACGCCAGTTGATGTTTTTTACTCCGAAG AAGCTGAAGCGTTCCAGAGGAAACTTGACGAGACCACGAAATTGCTTAGGGAGCTCCAGGAAGCCCAGAATGAACGTCTGAGCACGAGACCCCCTCCCAACATGATCTGTCTCTTGGGTCCCTCATACAGAGAAATGCACCTCG ctgaACAGATGACCAATAATCTTAAAGAACTTGCATAG
- the LOC100675924 gene encoding bromodomain-containing protein 7-like isoform X1 gives MERETFYHLRSRLLPCKTGNDHWKTSVWSEYFAGFKEDKRNTVTPVFNFLSTVLYLNYGPYSSYAPHYDSTFANISKDDSDLIYSTYGEDCDLLSGFGIHEFLAACQDYPYVMEDSLLDALTKGGHSRTLQELEMSSPEDEGQTRTFDTTNDMEQVTETELAGHLDYSNQDRLIALKAVTNFGTPVDVFYSEEAEAFQRKLDETTKLLRELQEAQNERLSTRPPPNMICLLGPSYREMHLGMWHLRYKESWGCLK, from the exons ATCCAGGTTACTGCCCTGTAAAACTGGGAACGACCACTGGAAGACTTCAGTCTGGAGTGAATACTTTGCAGGGTTCAAAGAGGATAAAAGGAATACAGTAACTCCAG tatttaattttttatcaaCAGTGTTATACTTAAATTATGGACCCTATAGTTCTTACGCCCCACATTATGACTCCACATTTGCAAATATCAGCAAGGATGATTCTGATTTAATCTACTCAACCTATGGTGAAGACTGTGATCTTCTGAGTGGTTTTGG CATCCATGAGTTTTTGGCTGCCTGTCAAGATTATCCATATGTTATGGAAGATAGTTTATTGGATGCTTTAACAAAAGGAGGGCATTCTAGAACCCTTCAAGAGTTGGAGATG TCATCACCTGAAGATGAAGGACAGACCAGGACATTTGACACAACAAATGACATGGAG caggttACAGAAACAGAGCTGGCAGGGCATTTGGACTACAGTAACCAGGACAGGCTCATAGCACTGAAAGCAGTCACAAACTTTGGCACGCCAGTTGATGTTTTTTACTCCGAAG AAGCTGAAGCGTTCCAGAGGAAACTTGACGAGACCACGAAATTGCTTAGGGAGCTCCAGGAAGCCCAGAATGAACGTCTGAGCACGAGACCCCCTCCCAACATGATCTGTCTCTTGGGTCCCTCATACAGAGAAATGCACCTCGGTATGTGGCACCTTAGGTACAAGGAGAGTTGGGGGTGCTTAAAGTGA
- the LOC100675924 gene encoding bromodomain-containing protein 7-like isoform X2: protein MERETFYHLRSRLLPCKTGNDHWKTSVWSEYFAGFKEDKRNTVTPVFNFLSTVLYLNYGPYSSYAPHYDSTFANISKDDSDLIYSTYGEDCDLLSGFGIHEFLAACQDYPYVMEDSLLDALTKGGHSRTLQELEMSSPEDEGQTRTFDTTNDMEVTETELAGHLDYSNQDRLIALKAVTNFGTPVDVFYSEEAEAFQRKLDETTKLLRELQEAQNERLSTRPPPNMICLLGPSYREMHLGMWHLRYKESWGCLK, encoded by the exons ATCCAGGTTACTGCCCTGTAAAACTGGGAACGACCACTGGAAGACTTCAGTCTGGAGTGAATACTTTGCAGGGTTCAAAGAGGATAAAAGGAATACAGTAACTCCAG tatttaattttttatcaaCAGTGTTATACTTAAATTATGGACCCTATAGTTCTTACGCCCCACATTATGACTCCACATTTGCAAATATCAGCAAGGATGATTCTGATTTAATCTACTCAACCTATGGTGAAGACTGTGATCTTCTGAGTGGTTTTGG CATCCATGAGTTTTTGGCTGCCTGTCAAGATTATCCATATGTTATGGAAGATAGTTTATTGGATGCTTTAACAAAAGGAGGGCATTCTAGAACCCTTCAAGAGTTGGAGATG TCATCACCTGAAGATGAAGGACAGACCAGGACATTTGACACAACAAATGACATGGAG gttACAGAAACAGAGCTGGCAGGGCATTTGGACTACAGTAACCAGGACAGGCTCATAGCACTGAAAGCAGTCACAAACTTTGGCACGCCAGTTGATGTTTTTTACTCCGAAG AAGCTGAAGCGTTCCAGAGGAAACTTGACGAGACCACGAAATTGCTTAGGGAGCTCCAGGAAGCCCAGAATGAACGTCTGAGCACGAGACCCCCTCCCAACATGATCTGTCTCTTGGGTCCCTCATACAGAGAAATGCACCTCGGTATGTGGCACCTTAGGTACAAGGAGAGTTGGGGGTGCTTAAAGTGA
- the LOC100675924 gene encoding bromodomain-containing protein 7-like isoform X4, producing MERETFYHLRSRLLPCKTGNDHWKTSVWSEYFAGFKEDKRNTVTPVLYLNYGPYSSYAPHYDSTFANISKDDSDLIYSTYGEDCDLLSGFGIHEFLAACQDYPYVMEDSLLDALTKGGHSRTLQELEMSSPEDEGQTRTFDTTNDMEQVTETELAGHLDYSNQDRLIALKAVTNFGTPVDVFYSEEAEAFQRKLDETTKLLRELQEAQNERLSTRPPPNMICLLGPSYREMHLGMWHLRYKESWGCLK from the exons ATCCAGGTTACTGCCCTGTAAAACTGGGAACGACCACTGGAAGACTTCAGTCTGGAGTGAATACTTTGCAGGGTTCAAAGAGGATAAAAGGAATACAGTAACTCCAG TGTTATACTTAAATTATGGACCCTATAGTTCTTACGCCCCACATTATGACTCCACATTTGCAAATATCAGCAAGGATGATTCTGATTTAATCTACTCAACCTATGGTGAAGACTGTGATCTTCTGAGTGGTTTTGG CATCCATGAGTTTTTGGCTGCCTGTCAAGATTATCCATATGTTATGGAAGATAGTTTATTGGATGCTTTAACAAAAGGAGGGCATTCTAGAACCCTTCAAGAGTTGGAGATG TCATCACCTGAAGATGAAGGACAGACCAGGACATTTGACACAACAAATGACATGGAG caggttACAGAAACAGAGCTGGCAGGGCATTTGGACTACAGTAACCAGGACAGGCTCATAGCACTGAAAGCAGTCACAAACTTTGGCACGCCAGTTGATGTTTTTTACTCCGAAG AAGCTGAAGCGTTCCAGAGGAAACTTGACGAGACCACGAAATTGCTTAGGGAGCTCCAGGAAGCCCAGAATGAACGTCTGAGCACGAGACCCCCTCCCAACATGATCTGTCTCTTGGGTCCCTCATACAGAGAAATGCACCTCGGTATGTGGCACCTTAGGTACAAGGAGAGTTGGGGGTGCTTAAAGTGA